A region of the Egicoccus sp. AB-alg2 genome:
CGACCCGCGCGTAGGCGTAGCGCTCGATCGGTTCGCGGCCGAGGGCGGCCAGCTGGGCCCAGCCCTCGAGGAACGTCGGATGGTCGGCGACGACGGCACTGACCGCCAGCAGCCGGGTGTCCGGGTCGGCGGCCAGGGCACCGGCGAGCGCCTCACGCGCCGCGTCGGGCGGCGGTGGCAGCACCGTCTCGTGACGATCGGCCATCGGGAGCTCAGCCATACACACCTCGTCGTCGTTCGCGGGGGCGCCGAAGGTAGCCGTCGTGGGCTGGCTAGCCTCGCCGTCACGCCCCGCCCCGCCGTTTCCCGGAGCCCTCGTGACCGTCCGCTACGCCGTCGACCTGCGCGACCGCCTGCACCACCTCGTGCGCGTGACGCTGACCGTGCCGGCGGACGTGGCCGCCGGCGCACGCATCGTGCTGCCGGTGTGGACGCCCGGCAGCTACGTCGTGCGGAACTACGTCCACCACGTGCAATGGATCCGCGCCCGCGACGAGGCGGGCGCGGTCGTTGACCTCGTCCCCGACGGGCACACCGCCTGGCGGCTGCCCGAGCTGGCCACGGGTGAGGTCGAGGTCGAGCTCGAGCTGTACGCCAACGAGCTCACGGTGCGTACCAACCACGTCGACGACCACCACGCCCTGCTGATCCCGGCCGCCACGTTCCCGTTCGTCGAAGGTGCCGAGGACCGCCCCCACCTCGTGCACCTGCCGGCCACCGAGGGCCACCGGGTGTGGTCGTTGCTGCCGCCGGGCGACGCACCCGACACGTACCGGGCCGACCATCGCGACCACCTCGTCGACAGCGCCTTCGAGGTGGGCGCGCTGCCCGCGGTCGACTTCGAGGTGGCGGGCGTGCCGCACACGTTCGTGTGGGCCGGTCACGGCGGGCACCCCGACCTCGACGCCATCGCCGCCGACGCGACCGCGATCGGCCGGGCCGCCGTCGCGCTGTTCGAGGGTGAGCTGCCGATCGAGCGCTACGTGTACCTGTGCACCGGCTGGCACGAGGGTGGCGGCGGGCTCGAGCACCGCGACGGGTCGGTGCTGCAGATGCCGATCCGGACCTTCCAGGAGCCCGACCTGCTGGCTCGCTTCCAGTCGCTGATGGCCCACGAGTACCTGCACCTGTGGAACGTCAAGCGGCTGGTCCCGGCCGCGCTGGTGCGCCCCGACTACGAGCGTCCCACCCACACCGAGTCGCTGTGGGTCGCCGAGGGGTGGACCGCCTACTACGACGAGCTGCTGCCGCTGCGCGCGGGGGTGTGGACCCTGTCGCGGTTCCTCGACAACCTGCGCGACACGTGGCAGCGGGTGTTGGACACGCCGGGCGTCGCGCTGCAGTCGTTGCGCCGGGCGTCGCACGAGGCGTGGGTGAAGCACTACGTCCGCGACGAGAACACCGTCAACGCCAACACCGACTACTACGGCCACGGCGCGCTCGTGGCCTGGTACCTCGACCTGCTGCTGCGCGGGCTGCGGCCGGACGGTGACGGGCTCGACGAGGTGTTCCGGCTGCTCTGGCGCAGGCACGCGAACACGGCTGAGGGCTACACCGAGGCCGACGTCGAGCAGGCCGTGGCCGACATCGCGGGTACCGACCTGGGCAAGCTGTTCGAGGACCACGTCGCCGGCACGTCCGTCCCGCCGATCGACGAGGTCCTGGGGGCGGTCGGGCTGCAGGTCGTGCTCGCGACCGGCGAGGCGGCCCCCGACCTCGGCGTGCAGGTCGCCGAGGACGAGCGCGGTGTCACGTTCACGGCGGTCCTGCGCGGCCGGCCCGCCTGGGAAGCGGGTCTGACCGGCGGCGACCAGCTCGTCGCGATCGACCGGACCCGTGTGGGGCGCGGCGAGCTGGCCGGTCGCCTGCGCGCCCACGCTGCCGGCGACGAGGTGGCCGTCACCGTCCTGCGCGGGCCACGGCTGCTCACCCGCACGGTCACGCTCGGCACCCCACGACCGAGCCGCCGGCTGGTCCGTGACGAGGCTGCCGCCGACGCCCAACGCGCGGCATTCCGCCGCTGGACCGGCGTGGCCTGGGAGTCGGCGCCCACGGCCTGAGCCCTCGGGCTCCCCCGCCGGTTGGCCCGGGCTGGGAGGCCGGGGATAGCCTCGACGGCCCAGGCTCCGACATCCGTGGGGAACCTCTCGCATGGCGAACATCACCCGGCTCGTGGGCGGCGTCCTCGTCGCCATCGGCGTCATCGGCTACGTGGCCACCTCTGGCGCGCACGTCACCGCGCTGCTGCCCGCGGTCCTCGGCCTGGTCATAGGGGTGCTCGGCCTCGTGGCCGACCGGATCGACGCCGGGCAGCACGCCATTCACGCGTCCCTGGCGCTGGCGCTGCTCGGTGCCCTGGGCTCGCTGCCCCGGGTGGCCGGGATCGGTGAGGGCAGCCCGGCCGCGATCGCGTCACTGCTGACGGTCGTGGTCTGCCTGGGGTACGTCGCCCTGGGGGTGCGCTCGTTCGCCGCCGCACGTCGGGCGCGCCAGGAGGCCTGACCGCCCGCCGTGGCCCGAACCTTTCCGGCCACGGACCGCCGGTCTCAGGTGGCGAACTGCCAGGCGGCGGCGACCAGCGCGACGAGCACGACCAGCGCCCGCAGCGGACCGGCCGGCAGCCGCCGGCCGTAGCGCGAGCCGAGCCCGCCGCCGATCGTCGCGCCGATGGCGACGAGTCCGGCGACGCGCCAGTCGACGTCCGCGATCGCGATGAACAGCGAGGCCGACACGAGGTTGGCCACCCCGGCGAGCACGTTCTTGATGCCGTTGACTTGGGGCATGCCGCCGGCGACGAAGATGCCCAGCACGGCCAGCAGGATCACGCCCTGTGCGGCGCCGAAGTAGCCGCCGTAGATGCCCGTGGAGAACACGATCGCGTACAGGGCGACACCGGGCGTCACCGTCGCCGGCGGGCCCTCCACGGGTGCGTCCGGATCCGGGGCGGTTTCGGGCACCCGGGCGGCCCGGCGGCGGGTCACCCAGGCCGCGACCCGCGGCTGGGCGGCGGCGAGCACGGCGGAGAGCAGCAGCAGCGGCGGGATGACCTGCTCGAACGCCTCCGGCGGCAGGACGAGCAGCAGTGCGCCGCCGATGATCCCGCCGATCGCCGAGGCCGTCGCCAGCCGCCACAGCAGGTGCGTCTGGCCCCGCAGCGTGGCCCGGAACCCGTAGGCGCCCGTGACGGCGCCCGGCACCAGTCCGACCGTGTTGGAGACGTTGGCGACCACCGGCGGGAAGCCCAGCGCCAGCAGGGTCGGGAAGGTGATGAGGGTGCCGGCGCCGACGACCGCGTTCATGGCACCGGCCGCCATCCCGGCGAACAGGATGACGACGGCGTCGAACGCAGCCACGGGGCACGGACCTTCGGCTCGGGAGCGACCTCCAACGCTAGGGCACGGCGACCCCCTCGCCGTGCACCGCGACGCGGACGCGTCCCTCCCCGACCTGCCAGGTCGTCGTCGTGACGGCGGCGGCCAGCGCGTCGTCGTGCGTGACCAGCAGCAGTGCGCCGCCCCAGTCCGCCAGGGCGGCCTCCAACCGCTCGATCGACGGCAGGTCGAGGTGGTTGGTCGGCTCGTCGAGCACCAGCACGCTCGCCGAGCCGGCGAGGAAGCGGGCCAGTGCCAGCTTGCGGGCCTCACCCGGCGAGGGCGCGTCGGTCACCAGCACACGGTCCGGATCGACGCCCAGCGTCGCGAGCGTGCCGAGCACCCGGCCGCGCTGGTCGTTGTCCAGGGCCCGCAGCGACGCCAACTCGGCGCCCGGGTCGGCCAGTTCCTGCGACAGCCGTCCGACCCGCTCCGGGGTGCCGTCCAGGGCGCGCAACAGCGCGGTGACGAGCGTCGTCTTGCCGGCCCCGTTGCTGCCCGCGACGTGGACCCGCTCGCCGCGGTGCAGCGCGACGTCGACGTCATGGAGCAGCACCTCACCGCCGGCGTGGCGGATGTCGCCGCGGACCGTGGCCAGCACCCGCCGACCGCTGCCGACCTGCCGGAAGGTGACGTCGCCGCCGGGCTCGCGGCGCACGTCGAACGCGTCGGCCTCGGTGCGGGCACGGCCGACGCGCGCGTTCATCTGGGTCACGCGCCGCGCGAGCGCGGCCTCGGCCTTGCGCTGGGCGAACTTGCGACCGGCTTCGCGGGCGTCGGGCTGTGACGCTCCGGCCAGGCGACGTTCCCGCCGTGGGCCCGCCTCCGCGCCGTGCCGGTCGCGGCGGACGTCGGCGAGGATCCGTTCCTGCCGGCGCAGCTCCCGCCGGGCGCGGTCGTGTGCCTCGCGTTCCGCGCGCTCGGCCGCCCGCCAGCGCGCCGCTGCCTCCCCGTAGCTGCCGGCGTGCAGCTCCAGCTGTGCCCGGTGCACGCGCAGGGTGCGGGACGTGAGGCGCTTGAGCAGGGCGCGGTCGTGGCTGACGACCAACCCGAGGCCCCGGAAGCCGGCCAGCGCGTCGACCAGCAGGTCGCGGGCGTGCGCGTCGAGGTGGTTGGTGGGCTCGTCGAGCAGCAGCACGTCGGGGTCGTCGGCCAGGGCTGCCGCGACCTGCCATCGCTTGCGCTGGCCGGGTGAGAGCGCGTCCCAGCCGCGTCCGAGCGTCGGGTCGAGGTCGTCGGGGTCCAGGGCGAGGCGGCGCCGCAGCCGCTCGGCGACACCGTCCCACTGCCAGGCGAAGCCGACCACGTCGTCGGTGAGGTCGTCGACCTCCTGTCGGACGAGGCGCGGCGGTGCCGACACCTGCACGTCGAGATCGCCCGCGGTCGGCCGG
Encoded here:
- a CDS encoding sulfite exporter TauE/SafE family protein; the encoded protein is MAAFDAVVILFAGMAAGAMNAVVGAGTLITFPTLLALGFPPVVANVSNTVGLVPGAVTGAYGFRATLRGQTHLLWRLATASAIGGIIGGALLLVLPPEAFEQVIPPLLLLSAVLAAAQPRVAAWVTRRRAARVPETAPDPDAPVEGPPATVTPGVALYAIVFSTGIYGGYFGAAQGVILLAVLGIFVAGGMPQVNGIKNVLAGVANLVSASLFIAIADVDWRVAGLVAIGATIGGGLGSRYGRRLPAGPLRALVVLVALVAAAWQFAT
- a CDS encoding M61 family metallopeptidase, with amino-acid sequence MTVRYAVDLRDRLHHLVRVTLTVPADVAAGARIVLPVWTPGSYVVRNYVHHVQWIRARDEAGAVVDLVPDGHTAWRLPELATGEVEVELELYANELTVRTNHVDDHHALLIPAATFPFVEGAEDRPHLVHLPATEGHRVWSLLPPGDAPDTYRADHRDHLVDSAFEVGALPAVDFEVAGVPHTFVWAGHGGHPDLDAIAADATAIGRAAVALFEGELPIERYVYLCTGWHEGGGGLEHRDGSVLQMPIRTFQEPDLLARFQSLMAHEYLHLWNVKRLVPAALVRPDYERPTHTESLWVAEGWTAYYDELLPLRAGVWTLSRFLDNLRDTWQRVLDTPGVALQSLRRASHEAWVKHYVRDENTVNANTDYYGHGALVAWYLDLLLRGLRPDGDGLDEVFRLLWRRHANTAEGYTEADVEQAVADIAGTDLGKLFEDHVAGTSVPPIDEVLGAVGLQVVLATGEAAPDLGVQVAEDERGVTFTAVLRGRPAWEAGLTGGDQLVAIDRTRVGRGELAGRLRAHAAGDEVAVTVLRGPRLLTRTVTLGTPRPSRRLVRDEAAADAQRAAFRRWTGVAWESAPTA
- a CDS encoding ATP-binding cassette domain-containing protein produces the protein MVSLHLRGVSYAHTLAATVLDEVDLDLAASPPGEPRPFVGVVGANGAGKSTLLRLLAGDVRPTAGDLDVQVSAPPRLVRQEVDDLTDDVVGFAWQWDGVAERLRRRLALDPDDLDPTLGRGWDALSPGQRKRWQVAAALADDPDVLLLDEPTNHLDAHARDLLVDALAGFRGLGLVVSHDRALLKRLTSRTLRVHRAQLELHAGSYGEAAARWRAAERAEREAHDRARRELRRQERILADVRRDRHGAEAGPRRERRLAGASQPDAREAGRKFAQRKAEAALARRVTQMNARVGRARTEADAFDVRREPGGDVTFRQVGSGRRVLATVRGDIRHAGGEVLLHDVDVALHRGERVHVAGSNGAGKTTLVTALLRALDGTPERVGRLSQELADPGAELASLRALDNDQRGRVLGTLATLGVDPDRVLVTDAPSPGEARKLALARFLAGSASVLVLDEPTNHLDLPSIERLEAALADWGGALLLVTHDDALAAAVTTTTWQVGEGRVRVAVHGEGVAVP
- a CDS encoding DUF3151 family protein, giving the protein MAELPMADRHETVLPPPPDAAREALAGALAADPDTRLLAVSAVVADHPTFLEGWAQLAALGREPIERYAYARVGYHRGLDALRAAGWGGRGFVRWSQPANRGFLACLVRLRAAAAEIGETAEVDRIAAFLHELDPDWDDQNLVA